In the genome of Arabidopsis thaliana chromosome 4, partial sequence, the window CTGTAAAGTCTGGTGTTAATTTGTGTATAAAATGTGATGTCTCGTTCCATTACTTCCTACAAATTTAGAGCCTACTTCGTGGAATGGCCGAAAGATTAGataatttgtgtttctttttttgctgttttatcaatcaatactaTTTTATTGAGTATGTTCactttttctgttatttttttattttttggtaaaccaCTTATTCTGTCatattaaagacaaaaaatttttaaaaaaattggtctTAATTTAATGATTTATTCTCACAATATCGTGATTCCACTACACATTATTTAATTTCCACACTCTGTAATAATACCAGTCACAGTCAGAATCTTATAAAGGTATATAGAATATtgtggatttttaaaaaggattagGAAGACAAATTAGAtgattttttgtcaactataAATTAGGTAATTAATATCTCCATTAAGGAGAtctttaattagaaaaacaatcaCTTTAATAAAGCAGCTCTTTTCATAGTACTCAAAGGCTACACACGACTCtgtcttgttttgtttgtgtgtccTCAAATCAAGGCAtatgattgaataagaaacATAAAGCAGTGATATTTCAGCACtgttttctataaaaaaaagagcacgagtgttaaaaaaaaaacaaataacccATCTTTTTGTGAAGGAACATTAAATCATTGTGGAGAGAATTCAACAGAGACCATGTGCTTTTGGTACGAGCACGCCACAACtgaattgaaaacaaaaacctaaatcGAGTAGACATGGAATCATAAAGTACAGTTACTGGTTTGTCCCAGTGACTATTGTAGTAAAAAAGACAGGTTTGTCTTATGGAATCATCACATTTCTTTGGAGaataaagcaaaagaaagatccggaatattattttcttctagCCATGAATGCTTCAACCAAATTGATCaatcaaaattctcaaattatTTCTGAATGTGATTCAACTAGCAAACAGTATAAATAAAATGCTATTACTAATGGCTTTTCATGTAAAAGCATGGGAGAAAATGTTAGGCTTGACGATTTGAGATGATTTCGCGGACAAGAACACTTGTAACAAAGGGTTAAGATTCAACAGAGAAGGGATTAATTAAATGCTTTGGAAATGTAAAGATTACAATTCTCTTGATGATGAACATTTTGAAACACTTGAAGAAAACTATTATGTATGATCCTTTTATTACTATAATgtacagagaaaacaaaaaaaaagcatttgCATTTTGCTTTGTTGAAAACGTaagtctttgttttgttcttcctttcttttgtACATGAACACTACAAGTCGAAAATCCAACACAGAGATCACCCACACTTACCTCCATATCCAGACCAGATAAACAAAACCACAACAACTATCAACACCAAAACCGCCACCGAAGACAAAGCCCCGATCCTTTCAACATCCATTTCCTCACACTCCCAAAATCATGAACTCATTGGAATCCCAAGTAAAGTATGAACTAAGATAGTAGCATTCCTTCTGATTTTCTCACTCTCATTATCCTCAAAACCAAAGCATATCTCTACAACACCTTCTCTCTTAACCTCATCAACTATCTCTCCGCTACAACAACACAAGCAATTGAGGATAAACAGAGAATACTGAATCCCTTTCAAATTCCCATTCCTCAAAACGTTAACCAAAACCTCAACAAAACCACTTACTTTactcatctcttctcttcctcctctacACTTAACCAAAAGTCCCAACACTTCCACTGCTCTCTCTAACCCTGAATCAGCAGCTTCAACCAAAATAGGCACCGACCCACAATCCACAACCCGTTTCCGATTATCGGGAAACGAGCAAAGAGCGTAAAGAGCCGTAGCTGATTCCTTTCTCTCCCTATCATTCCCTACCcggagaagagaaacaagagcAGAGATTGCATCAGGATATGATCCAATAGTAGCTTTATTCACTTCAACAACAGCTAAACTCGTTAACAGAGTAGCAGCAATCGCTTTACAATCCGGTGACCCGACTCGTAAAACAGTAACAATCCGTCTTATCACTCCATCAGCGACTAAACCAACTTTGTTATCATCTTCTAAACTAAGATTCAAAAGCAAAGACAGAGACTTTTCTTGTAAAACCTGATTACAAGAGTCAACACAATCCAGAGCCGCACGAACTGCTCCTGACTCAGTAACTTTCCTCCTGATTGACGAGTCTCGCTTCGTGAGTCGGACGAGTCGAGTCAAAGACTCGAGCTTTGATGCATTAGACGACGATTGAGAGACGAGAGTGGAGATTAAAGCTTGGGATTGAGAGTGAGAGTGTTCTTGTTGAGTTCGAGGACGTGATGATTCCTTAAGACTCACATGGGCGAAGTTTAAAATTAAGCTACGAAGTGCGTGATTGGGAATCAGATAAGGGGTTTCTGATAAGGGTAGCTTGGTGATTGGACAAGTTCGATTGCCGGAGTCAATCCATTGTTGGATAGAGACCCGATCGAAAGTATGACCCGATTGGAGGATAACTGGGTCGGACATGATCTCAAGGGAGATCGGGCATCTGAAATCGTTTGGTAAATCAAAGGCCATCTACACTTTTAGCTCTTTCGAGGTTTTgaatgagaaagagataagattgagactgagagagaaagagtgagAGAAGGGTTTACAAGATTCTTGCAGGAACAGAGCAGAGAACCCGGAAAAAAGACGCTTGCTTTTCTCCGTCTTAGAaattaaaacagagagagagagagagaggggcTCGTGGACGGTGAACCTTTTTGCAGCAATGGCTACCGTTTGAGATGACGAAGTTGCCCCTTTTGTTTCGTGGATGTCCGGGTAAGGGTATTTTGGGTACAGATGATATTTACTGTCCTAGAATTTGAAAGGACTTTTTTATCTTCCGTCAAGAATTTTGGGTATGTCACACATTGATACCACAGAAAGTAAAAACTTTAATATGTTTACGTAATTACCCGTCGTTAGACGTACATGCAAATATGCAATGGCGGATTAGAAAATGATATTGATTGGggtcaaaacataaatttaaaattcagtTTAAATATGTAAACATCAGttcttaacaaaatcaacgaccatatatatgtatttcatAGCAATGATCAAAATTGTTGTTTCAAATTGTCAATATATATCTTGTCTAAagttaatattaaattgataattttCTCCGCTGCAACTGCGTACATGcattaaatgtttaattttgtctGTATTTTACACgtaaacacaaacacacaattttcatgtttttatgcgtaattggttttttttttttttttttttttgttgggtgtGTATATAATGTGATAAACACAGCTTGCATCATACcacataaacatatttttatgtgtttgcTT includes:
- the PUB8 gene encoding plant U-box 8 (plant U-box 8 (PUB8); FUNCTIONS IN: ubiquitin-protein ligase activity, binding, zinc ion binding; INVOLVED IN: protein ubiquitination; LOCATED IN: ubiquitin ligase complex; EXPRESSED IN: 23 plant structures; EXPRESSED DURING: 13 growth stages; CONTAINS InterPro DOMAIN/s: Zinc finger, RING-type (InterPro:IPR001841), U box domain (InterPro:IPR003613), Armadillo-like helical (InterPro:IPR011989), Armadillo (InterPro:IPR000225), Armadillo-type fold (InterPro:IPR016024); BEST Arabidopsis thaliana protein match is: plant U-box 13 (TAIR:AT3G46510.1); Has 3561 Blast hits to 3109 proteins in 223 species: Archae - 0; Bacteria - 18; Metazoa - 344; Fungi - 298; Plants - 2564; Viruses - 3; Other Eukaryotes - 334 (source: NCBI BLink).); the encoded protein is MAFDLPNDFRCPISLEIMSDPVILQSGHTFDRVSIQQWIDSGNRTCPITKLPLSETPYLIPNHALRSLILNFAHVSLKESSRPRTQQEHSHSQSQALISTLVSQSSSNASKLESLTRLVRLTKRDSSIRRKVTESGAVRAALDCVDSCNQVLQEKSLSLLLNLSLEDDNKVGLVADGVIRRIVTVLRVGSPDCKAIAATLLTSLAVVEVNKATIGSYPDAISALVSLLRVGNDRERKESATALYALCSFPDNRKRVVDCGSVPILVEAADSGLERAVEVLGLLVKCRGGREEMSKVSGFVEVLVNVLRNGNLKGIQYSLFILNCLCCCSGEIVDEVKREGVVEICFGFEDNESEKIRRNATILVHTLLGIPMSS